The genomic window GATCTGCCTATGACACCTAACAGAGGAAGTCTTGATTGGTCAAGGCTAGCAGGTCTTACATAATAATTTACTACAGTACCTTTCTGTTTCCTGGTCTGTGGTTTGCTGCTTGTTCTCAAAGGCTGTAAAGCTGCTCATATCCACATAGCCGTCATTCTCATTAGCAGCAGATAATGCCCTACTGGGATCTTCAAAAAATTCTGTAAAAGTTCCTGCTCTGGTTGGTCTTCTAGgaggtatttgtatattttcatAATCAGAACTCACAGCTGGAATGTTCTCATAGTCAGAAGTATCAGCATTAGGGAATGAAATAGACCTAGGTTTAGTTAAGGGGAGTGGCATGAAAGGAGGTCTAGATCGATCCTCAAAGGACTCCACTCTCGACACACTCCTGCTAAAGGTTTTGGGTATCCCTTTTCTTTTACCATCCTTGTAGAAAAGAACAGTAGAGGGAGACTCAGAAGCTCGCAGCTTCCCAGTATGGGACTTTAGCTGAGGTGAACTACTCAAGCTCCTTCTGTCCAGTTCCATAATCCTAGAAGTCCCATGATAGCTAGATTCTGAAGAGGACCTTGAAGAGGAAACATTAACATCTACATGGAccttattttctgtcttcttcttGAATTTGAGGGTGAGAAACCTCttaaaagatgatttttttttcttagtgtACTTATCAGGAGATTCGTTCTCTATTAAAAGTGAGGGGGAACTTTTAGTGATTGGCTTTTTGGTGATACAGGCTAGTTCAAAAGGAGGTGGTATATCAACAACTGAGGATGGTGTGGACACACCACTTGATGAAAGGTGATTCCTCTGCGAAAAGCTACCTGAAGAACCAATTACACAGGGCAAAAAGAGGTTGTCTTCTGTCCTCTTTATTCTATTGTCATCCAATGTAGAGCCATCGGTTTCTCTGTAAACAGAGACTGGTATCTCTCTCCCTTCTACCGAGTAAGACCGTGGGTATAAAATAAAGCGTCTTGACGTGGTTGGTAAGGCCCTATTGACTTCCATTGGTTTTCCTTCCAATAGCGGTAAGTTATTGGTTAAATATTCAGTCAGAGAGTTATCATTTGAGGACTGTACTTCCGTTTCAGGTCCAGTTTCTTCTGGAACAGTTTCTGGCACATAGCCAGGCACTTTCCCAGAGAGTGACCTTGTTCTAGTGACCATACTTTTTCGATCAATGGATAGCAGGTTGTTTTCAGTGTCGACAATTAGTTCTTCTCTTATGCTGTAATCACATGGAATATCTTCTAAATTAGTCTGCACCACTTCTCTAACATGAGGGGTTGCATTCTCTGAGGGCATCACATAAGGATCGTCTAGAGAATCACTGGTTGTTTCTCCTTCCTCAGGTACAACAACCACTTCAGGGACTGCTAAATACTCACTAGACTCATGTTCGCTAGCACAGTCTGCTTTATATTTGCTTTGATTACATCTAGTTAATTCTTCTGCTGTATGGTATTTATTCTCAACTGGTGCTTGTTCAGGTGGATTTGGGGAGCTTTCTTCAAAACTACTATGACTGACCTTATTGCTTTCAAGAACTTGCTCATCTGATTCAGATTCTTCCAAGACACATTCATTGTCACCACAATCTTCAACAAACACATTTAGTTTAGATTCCACTTCCAGCTCTGGCTCACTAACAGTTTGAGGGCTGGAGAGCTGGCTATCATTACCCAAAAAAGTCCTTTCCAGTTGCAAATTCTCATCTAAGTTTTCTTGGGGTGAATCAGTGACAACTTCATTGCATTCACTCTCAAAAGGAACAATTTGACAACTATCATCTATATTCTCTGCTTTCACCACTTCTTCCTCTTTTTCAGAGTCTTCTCTAGCCTCACATGTTGTCTCTGATGTTTCCTCCTCACTCTTCATCTCAATGGTTTGGTACCCATCATCTATATAGTCTTCCCTTTCCACATTTGTTTCTTTGTCACTATCTGGACTTACTTTCTcttcttcagcagcagcttcatTGATAGAACCTCCCAAATCCTCTTCTGCATCAGGTTCATTTTCTTTCAGTCCTAACCCAATGTCTGTTTCTTCTTCATCAACATCATCAGGAATTATATCAGGATTTGCACAACCATAATTTACTAATTCCATTTCTGTACTCAATACAAACTCTGCATTATCATCCAGGTCACCATTGTTTGGTGGACTCACTTCTGTGTCATTGTTTGATAGCTCATCTTCTAAAGTTTGTGGCAGTTCATCATTCTCTTCTGGTGTTGACTCATCATCTACAGGTAAATGTGTTAGAATAATGTCTTCACAGATATTGCCCTTCAAATCCTCATCTCCATTCAAAATCTTACAGTTTTCCAGGTTATACTCATTATTGTCCTTTACCAGATTGAGGTTATTAAATGTTTCCTCAGCCTCACCTTTGAAATAGTTTTTGGGGTCATCTACACAGTCCACTTCTTCATCCATATTCTTAGAAGCAATATCTTCTACTTCAAGGGCTCCTGAAGACACTTGATTAAGTGCTTCAGACCTGTCACAGTCTTTCATTTCTGTTGCTCCAGTTGAGTCTGGTTCCACAGCATCTGAAGAATCATTGTCCTCGGTTTCAGTTATTTCTGGATTACAGATCTCCTCGTCATTAGCTATGCTATGATCCTCTTCCTCCCCTGATGCTTCTGCAGTTTCTAAGACCTCATTCTCTGCAGATGACTCTAAACACGGGTCATGTACATGTTCAAAGTCATCACAGTCTTTATCAGTCAGCTGAGCTTCAGGAACTACGATGTATTCATCACCAGCCTCAGATTCCGAGCACTCAATGTTGCATTGATTTCCTTCATACAGCTCTCCATCGGGACATATCAGTTTTCCATTTGTGACTTTATTTAAGTTATTGTTGGTATAAACACTGGATCTCCCCTCAGTGTCAGCTGAGAGTTTTGGCTTGGGAGCAATGGGTGGTTTTGGACCCCTAGACATAGAGTTTGGATTATGAATAATATCAGGCCTTGACAATGAAGGAGGAAATTTGGAGACCGCCACGGAAGAAAGATGACTGATAATCTTTGGTTTTGGTGCTAGTGGTGGTTTTGTGAAGtctggaaaagaaacaaagaaaagccATATTAGCAGTTTGCCATCCTGGTTTCAACAAATATCTATTCGCTGGTTTAATAGAAACATAGTGGCAGTGAAGCCACCAGAGAATCCACGCCAATTAACTTTATTTGTTTATAGTAATTTTGACTAGAATTGTAGCGCAGCATAGACAAAAATGGTGGCAGGAAgcactgaactacaactcccatgaagcacTGCGGCCACTCAGGAGGACATAGTTTAATATTAGGCTGAGCCAAACAGAAACTTATCAATACAGGAATGTCAAAATTTTTAATTTCAATCAGAAATgtagaaaaaatgtttaaatatttccaaaatgaaatgttggGGTTTTGaccaaatgttttcagttttttgatgttcagcttttcaattaaaaatcaaaAGTGTCAGTGGAAAGGAGACACTTACAAATCTTTATTGGAACACCCAGTTCCATCATAAAACAgtctttcaacaaaaaaaatttgaCCAGTTCTAGTTTTAATCCATAAAAATGCAGTGCAAGCAATTTGTAGCAATGCTTTTATCTGTATTGTagactgcaaaaaaacaaacaaacaaaaaaatccaatgCTCAGTTTGTTCTGCCAGCAATTTAAATGGTTAATTCAGACTTGTAAAACTGACATGAATGTTTACCAGCACAAAATCTATTCTCCCACCTTTACTATGGTGACTGATAATGAAAAGCTGAATGATATGTTACTTGATGGTCAACTAATTTATTCACCCAGAGTGAAAGAATTTCTGAAGGCTTGGTTAAGTCTTTACATTAATTATGTAGCTGAGCTACAAGACACTGAATGGAATCTCTGTGCCCTAAAATGAGAAGAGGTAATTGGTGTCAACTTAagttcagttttcaaaatgtataACTTCTTCAGTTGCTTCACTGTTCAGAAGACACAACAACAATGTAAATGACGATCCCACTTGGTAAGCAATTCTCTTTTATTTAAAGTACATTTTGGTGCTCCTAAAAGTTGCACATGGATGGCCCTGGAAACTGAAGACCATGTTTTAGCTGAAGAAGACCATAGGACACTGCAAGCTTTTTCCAGCCCACCAATATAGACGCCAGTATGTCAACCTGGGCTTGCGTGGCCACCCACCTATAGGGTGAGGTGGTATTTAATTATCCATGTACATTCAGCCCTCTGGTGGTATACTGCCAAAAAGAGAGCCATTTAATGCCAATTTGTGGTGAGTTTTGTGATGTAGAGACTCATTCACTACAAACTAGACTGAGACCCTCAGTTCAGgtcacacaggccacagaatagCCATCAGATGACCTGGGCAAGGCATGAAGCAGTGAGGTTGAGAAGAAAGGCTCAATATCTCATCACTATTCATATGAGCTATCCAATCACCTTTCTCAAACAATTTAATTTACGAGTTCCTTATCTGGGGGGAAAATGTGTACAGTACTAAGGTCCTATTGATACTTTAAAAGCCCATTGTTAGGCTGTATTCATCCCAGCATATGCCCATATTTCCCTGGTGACAGAAAGTTTATTCAGAGAGGGGTTGGAGCAGTTCAGGCTATCTGCAACCTCCAGTCTTTTTTGGGGGAGAGCTCTGAATTTGAATATCAGAGACCCCAGATGGGTGCCATTGACCATGCTAGGGTTCATGGCCAGTGTGACTAGCAGTTGCACTGATTCCTTTTCCTAACGCCAGAACTTAAAGCTTCCTTCCCTTGTGGAACTACCCAGCAAGTTAGCAATAAACTGCAGTTTTCTAATACCCTGCACCTCAAGCACTTCATGGACACTTGCAACATTTTGTGAAAATAGAAGTTTTACCAAATGCAATTTTTTGGTGATGATTTTTAGAATGCTAAAAGCATTGTTTTGAAACACCTTAATCAGAGCCAAGAAAACTATCCTGATTAAAATCATCTTTCTATTGGGATTCCCACCAAACCCAAAGATATTCAGAAGCGAAACTGCAGGGCTGCAATATTAAAATTGTCAAATATTATCCTGCAACTTTTCGGATTCACCAAGACTTTTTCTACATTAGTGTTAATGGCCTATGTGGGCTACAAAGCATTAAGTCTCTTTGATACAATTTGTGGCAAGCTATGTGATTTGGGAAGTTTTCTACAGGGTATCACACACACTGCAGTCTTCTGAGGTGAAATGTCAGTTTCTTGCACTCTAGGTTTGCGTTTAACTATGCTGGTCATCTAGGTAAGCACCAGAATAAAGTGACTCAAGGATGGGGGATCGAGTCTGTTAATGAACAGCAGATACATCATTCATGCCTGTATGTGGACATGTcaggaacacaagccagagaTTTACAGATGCCCTGTTCATCCCTGGAAGAGGTTCAGCATGGAGAGCATTAGTGAAAGTTGCTATATAGCCCTGGCAAGATGTCTCATTTCTGTAAGAGAGGAGCCACCTCaatgagggagaggggaggagagcatCTGTGCCCATTCACACTGCTCCCCTGTGACTGCCAATCAGGTGGTCAATATGTGTGAGATGTGGTGGTGGTCATCATGCCTGTGATGTAGACATATCAGCCCACTGTTACTGGACTTGAGACCCCAACCTGGGCCACTGAATAGTCAACAGATGGTGACAATTTTACCTCACAACCATCCTGGACTGGATTTGACCCAACAGCCTAGAATGGAAAGGCTTCTTATCCCATAGCCTCCATGGTGCCCCATTTTTAATCAAAAGTCATTTGAATTACTATCTCAGAATACACTGATAACTCCATTCAACAAAATAATGTTTTTCTCACAAGTAAGATTTTATATGGCACTGCTCCCAAACTTCTGCAACCAAGTTTCTGTTTCttaaagcacatgcataagtataCATTGTTATTAGATAAAGGGTATATTTGGCTTATTGGACTTTCAGAGACATGACTGGAGTGTTTTTCTGAAATTCCTACCCTTGCTGCAATTGCTTCTAATATGCTGGTTGATGCTGTTGATTTGCATTCTTTGTTTTATTCATAAAACAATCTTCACAGAACCATAAAGCCACATCTTGAAGCCAATGAGATTTAAGAACTGAGTTAAAACTGAGCAAAGGATCTCAGAATTTGCCCCATAGAAATTAGAATTAGAATAAATTTGTTCATTGGATGATCCATCCCAATCTCACAGAAACCAATGAAAAATTATTACAGTACATTCTCTAATGATTTGTCCTATCTAGTTTCCCATTTCCTAAGAAGGAAACCCTATTCAAacaaaactgctgctgctgagttCATCAGATACATGTCTCCTGATCAGGAAGATAGAGGAGAAATCCTATCTAGAAGTCACATGTATATAGTAGCAGGGTCCAGACTGCCAGTAGTTCTGGCTACTTTAAGACAAACTGGATGGATGTTACAGGAGTGCTCTATAATGATATATAGGTAAATAGTTAATAGATAAAAtgccagtagatggcactcaGGAATATGTAGCCTAGATCTGGAATCTTGTAGAACTAATAAAACTTGTTACACAATGCAAATGGCTTCTGGCAGCTCTTTATATTGGCTTTTAATTGGGGAAATGCAAATGTAAGGGGCAAGGTCTCTGATGGTTGGGTAAAAGGAAGATGAGGAAATCCCAGCATTCTGCATGGGCAACTATTGGAGGTCATTCAACACACTTATCCTTACTTCAGCTGAGCCAGTTGCAAAGGCACTGACCACTAAAACCAAGCTTGATAAGGGAAGAAGATTACAGTTACTGGATgctaagaaggaaagaaaaaaaagtctaatTTCACTTAACTGTCAATGTTGGGAGTTTTGATGTACTTTTAACATGCCACAAAATGCAACTAAATGTATAACAATGGCTGGATAACATATATGCTAGCTCTAGAAATATTACACATAGCAAAAAAACTGAGCTACATATATTCAAAGGTAAAATGACAATATGAGCACATCCTTATCAAACATTTAGTGTAGTATTTGTAGCTTCCAGTGTCCAATCTCTATGATGATTCCTTAATACCAAATCAGACAGTTGTTCTGAAGACAAAGGGAGTTGGGCTTCTGTTATTTCCATCTTTGTCTTCAGTATCTGCATCAGAGATGTTCCTCTGCTTAGCAGTCAGAGTATAACATTCTGCAGGTGCTTACCTCCTCAAGTTCCAGAAATGAATTCAATCAACACATTCTGCAACTGGCATCTTTAAATGagtctgtaaaaataaaaatccaccgATTGGATTATTTCAGCTAAACAATGATCATTTTATTCACTTTAGGAATCTGCTACACCAGTGATTCCATTAATAAAAGAGGACTTTTTCTTTCCACAAATCAGATGGTCTCTGGAGAATCTCAGCATGTTGAAGGTCCATCAGAAGACAGAGGAATCGCTCTTCACCTTGATCACTCCCCCATCATTAGCTGGGCTGGAGACTTGGGTGCAGAGTGAGAGATAACAGCTCAAAAAACAAGAGAGACAACTTCTCTGCCTCTCAACTGATCCTGAGACTTTTCTTCCAGTCCTCTACTTCCTTAGTTTTCATTTGAGACATCTGTGACTCAAAGGTAGTCAACTCTGTAGCCAGTTGTTTTGAAGGAGCTAGACATTCCAGGCCAAGCACAAAGCACACATATTGAAGGAGATATCTTGCCTCAGTGGAGTTGAAGAGAAATACCAATGTATGGGGGGAAATAAGAGAGGCTTAAAGCAGGTGTGCAGTAAGAAAAGAAAGCTATATAATCTCACAGTCTCCAATATAGTTGTTTTCTTCCTCTCCACACCACCTTCTGCTGCTAATAATCAGGTTGTATGACTAATAATGTCTTAAATGTTATAGACCACTGTTcactccaaagcactttacaaacttttTGGAATGAAATAATTTTACCATTACCAAAGCAACCACTCTATGTATCGTTTCGGCACAGGAAGTAAAGAATACTGTACCCAGCTGAAAATGAAGGGACACAGAATGTATCTGAATCTGGCCAGGGAACCAGGATTTTTCTATCTATCCATCTCATGCATGTTTAAGAGATGCATTTCTAGAATTACATACAAAACTCCCAAATTTTTGCCAGCAATATGTGCATCATTTTATGTAAAGTATTTAAGGAGTATTTAATTATTCTCAAATAATTTCCATATACACAAACttcaattgtttaaaaaatggtGTGGATTTAGTGATTACCAGAAGAGCCCTTCAGTGGCATGACTGGTACAGTCTGTAGCCTTGTTCACAGTAATTTGCTGGTATGAATTAGCGATCAGTGGCCTAATTTTCCCACTGTGCCAGCCTTTGTTCACTTCAGGATGCTTCCTCTCTCTGTTATAACTGCTCACCATGTCGCTCTTGCCCTTCACAGAGTTTGTGAAATTGTTTGTTTACTTCTTTTTTTTACttacaaatgtttatttttcttttctttttaaaaaattatgaaataaaagcaaatctGTCCCAGCACAATGGATCCCTATGAGCCTTTGATGATCAGGGCAATTCCACTTTGGGTATGTTTGTTTCTGCTTCCGTTGGACTCTGAGCCACTTAAGACGATTCTAACATAACTTATTAAAGGGCAAAAATAACATCACACCATAAGAAATGTGCTTGTTTATAAGTAATACGTATGCATGCTTATTTCAAGTTGTGAATCTTTGTGTttgggagagagagacaccctGTGCCCAAGGGAAGCTGTTTGGGACCAGATGCTCTTCTAGTCTTCTCCTCCCCTCATTGTTTGAAGCTTCCTAGTTAGCCACTGTTTCTTCCTCTCCTTGACTACCTTCCTCTTGGTGAGCATGAATTCCAACAGGGCTGCATCTCTTTCACAATGCACATTAAATGGCAATCCCTGACCACCAGCTGAGTCATCAGGGAGTGAACGGCAGCTCATTACCCATCCGGTAATGGCATCCAAACCACACTGCCATCATCTTAAAGATCCTTTTAATGATATGTAGATTTGATCATGTGTCCCTTTAGATATCTTTTGTGCTGGAGCTTGAAGGcaagaaaagagaaggaaagtGCTCTTCAGGGTGCAGCTGTTATCGCCTGAAACACTGCAAAATGTCCATTTACTAATATTCTCCAAACCTGGTCATTCGTCAAAATGAATATGGTTTCATATTTACTGAAGGTTTAAGTAAAGCCATCAGGGACTTGGTGGACTTGGTTTGAACATCTAGTTGAATGCTGATATTTCAAGCAAAGCAGGCACATTTGTAAATATGTTCTAGGCCAATGGTTCTTGAGCTGTGGTCTGCAGTGCTGCTTTGGCTACAAGCGTGAAGCATCCATGAGTCTTCAAGATGCTGTTAGCAACAGTCCAGGTTGTTGGTAGCTAGGATTCAGTTCAGGAATCTTTTAGAATTCCAAAAGGCTTTTTGTGTACCACAGAAATTCAGGCACCTCCGTGTAGCCCATTTAGCAGCTCCACTTCTTATGTTGGATGTTTCTTTGGCATAaacttgacagaacaaggagcaatggtctcaagttgcagtgcgggagatttaggttggatattaggaaaaactttttcactaggagggtggtgaagcactggaataggttacctagggaggtggtgaaatctacttccttacaggtttttaaggtcagccttgacaaagccctggctggaatgatttaattggggattggtcctgctttgagcagggcgttggactagatgacctcctgaggtcccttccaaccctgatattctatgattctaaattcaACCACGAGCAAATATTCAGACAACCCAAAACTGGAGAGGCAGCTAGCACAGAGGAAGACAGACCAAGCTGCATAGTTCCTTGTTTCACAAagtttaaggcctgaagggaccattagaacatctagtctgacctcctgtatatcacaggccgcTACATTTTACCCACTTATTCCTGTATTAAGCCCAATAATGTATGTTTGACTAAAGCGTGCTTTCCAgagaggcatccagtcttgatgtgaagacatcaagcgatggagaatccaccatgtccctttgtgttctgttccagtggttaatcactctcactattaaaaatgggtGCCTGATTTCCAACttaaatttgtctggcttcaccTTCTGGCTATCTGTTCTTTTTATGCCTTTTTCCATTAGATTAAATAGCTCTTTGGTACTGAGTAACTTCTCCCCAGGAAGacacttatacactgtaatcaggTCGCCCCTCAACCCCTTTTTGGTAGATGTCAttataaggcattttctccaatcCTTGAATCGTTTTTGAGGATCTTTTCTGTGCTCTCTAATTTTTCAACAGCTTTTCAaaaatgaggacaccagaactgtattCCAGGATCAGTCTCACAAATACCACATACAGAGGCAAAATCATCTCCATGCTCCTATTCATTACTCCCCTATTTATACAACCAAGGATTTCAGTAGCCCTCTTTCCCACAGCAGTGAACTTGGGAGCTCACGGTGAGTTGCTTGTCCACTGTGAAacttaaatccttttcagagtcattgctttccaAGACACAGTCCCCAATTACATAGGTACAGACAGCATTCATCGTTCCTAGATGTATAGCTTTGCACTTGTCTGTATTAAAactcattttgtttgaatgggcgtGGCTTAACAAGTAGTTCAGAGCTCTCTGTCTGACAGCTCTGtgctcatcattatttaccactctgccaatctttgtgtcatccatAAATTTgatcagcaatgattttatattttctgctggatgaaaatgttgaatagcatcagGGGCCATACTGATCCCTACAGAACCCCACTAGACACATCACCATTCAatgatgatttcccattgatgactactttgagatctgtcagtgagCCAGTTCCTAATCCATTCAATGTGTGCTTTAGTGATAttgtatagtgctaattttttaatcagaatgtcaggTGGTACTGAGTCAAaagccttacagaaatctaagttttttttctcctgctgatgatagctcatctcaattgattagactcttgctgttggtatgcatacttccacctttccatgttctctgtatgtataaatatctcctgtctgtgtgttccattctatgcatccgaagaagtgacctgtagctcacgaaagctcatgctgaaataaatttgttagtctctaaggtgccacaagtactcctattcttttttcaGTTACCTTTATAAACCAAACCTGTATCTTTTCGAAGAATTAAATCAGGCTTTTGACCTGGGCAGCTTCCACATTTACAAATCCCTTCCCAGAGGGACAGGGAATAAGTAGCACAAATATAAACTGAATGAAAGGGCCAGAATCACCCAAAGCAAACTCATTTTCATCCATGTAGCCA from Gopherus flavomarginatus isolate rGopFla2 chromosome 6, rGopFla2.mat.asm, whole genome shotgun sequence includes these protein-coding regions:
- the FGD5 gene encoding FYVE, RhoGEF and PH domain-containing protein 5 isoform X4, whose translation is MSNADFTKPPLAPKPKIISHLSSVAVSKFPPSLSRPDIIHNPNSMSRGPKPPIAPKPKLSADTEGRSSVYTNNNLNKVTNGKLICPDGELYEGNQCNIECSESEAGDEYIVVPEAQLTDKDCDDFEHVHDPCLESSAENEVLETAEASGEEEDHSIANDEEICNPEITETEDNDSSDAVEPDSTGATEMKDCDRSEALNQVSSGALEVEDIASKNMDEEVDCVDDPKNYFKGEAEETFNNLNLVKDNNEYNLENCKILNGDEDLKGNICEDIILTHLPVDDESTPEENDELPQTLEDELSNNDTEVSPPNNGDLDDNAEFVLSTEMELVNYGCANPDIIPDDVDEEETDIGLGLKENEPDAEEDLGGSINEAAAEEEKVSPDSDKETNVEREDYIDDGYQTIEMKSEEETSETTCEAREDSEKEEEVVKAENIDDSCQIVPFESECNEVVTDSPQENLDENLQLERTFLGNDSQLSSPQTVSEPELEVESKLNVFVEDCGDNECVLEESESDEQVLESNKVSHSSFEESSPNPPEQAPVENKYHTAEELTRCNQSKYKADCASEHESSEYLAVPEVVVVPEEGETTSDSLDDPYVMPSENATPHVREVVQTNLEDIPCDYSIREELIVDTENNLLSIDRKSMVTRTRSLSGKVPGYVPETVPEETGPETEVQSSNDNSLTEYLTNNLPLLEGKPMEVNRALPTTSRRFILYPRSYSVEGREIPVSVYRETDGSTLDDNRIKRTEDNLFLPCVIGSSGSFSQRNHLSSSGVSTPSSVVDIPPPFELACITKKPITKSSPSLLIENESPDKYTKKKKSSFKRFLTLKFKKKTENKVHVDVNVSSSRSSSESSYHGTSRIMELDRRSLSSSPQLKSHTGKLRASESPSTVLFYKDGKRKGIPKTFSRSVSRVESFEDRSRPPFMPLPLTKPRSISFPNADTSDYENIPAVSSDYENIQIPPRRPTRAGTFTEFFEDPSRALSAANENDGYVDMSSFTAFENKQQTTDQETESAYTEPYKVCPVSVAPVEDVTSDEEQKSSEDEESSQGDPSLVHKKEGQSRAYLIAQELVSSEKVYVEMLRLLHVDFHEAVLKVLGDEDENEREEGKLKEGLSEIPEIYRLHQEILGELEERVLNWEEHQKVADVFLSRESRFNHHTAYIMQFDRNLALLDETCLKSSQLATVIREFEQNPGGSPLNVKHQFLKVVQRIFQYRVLLTDYLNNLCPDSAEYEDTQAALLIVSEITDRANDSMQQGEFLKEGTLMKVSGKNRHPRHLFLMNDILLYTYPQKDGKYRLKNTLAVSGMRVSRPVTEKAQNVLKIEYAEHCLTLSASSCSERDEWYSCISRTIPDDCKAQNASTFHNSIELRERLGISLGERPPTLVPVSHVMMCMNCGSDFTLTLRRHHCHACGKIVCRNCSRNKHPLTYLKDRLAKVCDGCYSELRKRERPVSVSFPPTSSRFSGSAFSSVFHNIHYSSFKKQKKIPSALMEVAASGEGSSISGYLSRCKRGKRHWKKLWFVIKGKVLYTYMASEDKVATESLPLLGFTVAPEKEDGSTDAVFHLYHKQTLFYSFRTEDNNSAQRWIEAMEEATIL
- the FGD5 gene encoding FYVE, RhoGEF and PH domain-containing protein 5 isoform X3, which translates into the protein MSNADFTKPPLAPKPKIISHLSSVAVSKFPPSLSRPDIIHNPNSMSRGPKPPIAPKPKLSADTEGRSSVYTNNNLNKVTNGKLICPDGELYEGNQCNIECSESEAGDEYIVVPEAQLTDKDCDDFEHVHDPCLESSAENEVLETAEASGEEEDHSIANDEEICNPEITETEDNDSSDAVEPDSTGATEMKDCDRSEALNQVSSGALEVEDIASKNMDEEVDCVDDPKNYFKGEAEETFNNLNLVKDNNEYNLENCKILNGDEDLKGNICEDIILTHLPVDDESTPEENDELPQTLEDELSNNDTEVSPPNNGDLDDNAEFVLSTEMELVNYGCANPDIIPDDVDEEETDIGLGLKENEPDAEEDLGGSINEAAAEEEKVSPDSDKETNVEREDYIDDGYQTIEMKSEEETSETTCEAREDSEKEEEVVKAENIDDSCQIVPFESECNEVVTDSPQENLDENLQLERTFLGNDSQLSSPQTVSEPELEVESKLNVFVEDCGDNECVLEESESDEQVLESNKVSHSSFEESSPNPPEQAPVENKYHTAEELTRCNQSKYKADCASEHESSEYLAVPEVVVVPEEGETTSDSLDDPYVMPSENATPHVREVVQTNLEDIPCDYSIREELIVDTENNLLSIDRKSMVTRTRSLSGKVPGYVPETVPEETGPETEVQSSNDNSLTEYLTNNLPLLEGKPMEVNRALPTTSRRFILYPRSYSVEGREIPVSVYRETDGSTLDDNRIKRTEDNLFLPCVIGSSGSFSQRNHLSSSGVSTPSSVVDIPPPFELACITKKPITKSSPSLLIENESPDKYTKKKKSSFKRFLTLKFKKKTENKVHVDVNVSSSRSSSESSYHGTSRIMELDRRSLSSSPQLKSHTGKLRASESPSTVLFYKDGKRKGIPKTFSRSVSRVESFEDRSRPPFMPLPLTKPRSISFPNADTSDYENIPAVSSDYENIQIPPRRPTRAGTFTEFFEDPSRALSAANENDGYVDMSSFTAFENKQQTTDQETESAYTEPYKVCPVSVAPVEDVTSDEEQKSSEDEESSQGDPSLVHKKEGQSRAYLIAQELVSSEKVYVEMLRLLHVDFHEAVLKVLGDEDENEREEGKLKEGLSEIPEIYRLHQEILGELEERVLNWEEHQKVADVFLSRESRFNHHTAYIMQFDRNLALLDETCLKSSQLATVIREFEQNPGGSPLNVKHQFLKVVQRIFQYRVLLTDYLNNLCPDSAEYEDTQAALLIVSEITDRANDSMQQGENLQKLVHIEYSVRGQSNLLQPGREFLKEGTLMKVSGKNRHPRHLFLMNDILLYTYPQKDGKYRLKNTLAVSGMRVSRPVTEKAQNVLKIEYAEHCLTLSASSCSERDEWYSCISRTIPDDCKAQNASTFHNSIELRERLGISLGERPPTLVPVSHVMMCMNCGSDFTLTLRRHHCHACGKIVCRNCSRNKHPLTYLKDRLAKVCDGCYSELRKRERPVSVSFPPTSSRFSGSAFSSVFHNIHYSSFKKQKKIPSALMEVAASGEGSSISGYLSRCKRGKRHWKKLWFVIKGKVLYTYMDKVATESLPLLGFTVAPEKEDGSTDAVFHLYHKQTLFYSFRTEDNNSAQRWIEAMEEATIL